GTCCGCGCCGAGCCCGGCGAGCAGGGCGACGTCCTCGCGGTAGCGGGCGTGGAAGCCGGTGGCGCGCGAGGCGTCGGCTCCGTCCTTGATACGGCCCTGGGCGGCGAAGGCGTCCCATCCGGACGGACCCTTGCCCTCGGTGTCGACGGCTCCCTCGGTCTGGAAGGCGGAGGCGGACGCGCCCCAGAGGAAACCGGGCGGGAAGGCGGGCAGCGGCGGCAGCGGCGTCGACATGGCCGTGACCTTAATGGCGGCAAGGACCCCGCTTCCAGACCCCGATCTTGCCAGGATGGGAAACGGCATCTACGACGGGCATCGACGACGAGGGGACCGCCAGTGCTGTTCGAGGTGTGGGCGCCGCAGGCCGAGGATCGGGTCACGCTGTGGCTGGAGGGCGCCGAGCGCCCCATGGAGCGTGCCGAAGGTCGACCGGGCTGGTGGAGCACGGAGGCGGACGCCGGCGACGGCGCGCGGTACGGCTTTGCGCTGGACGGCGGGTCTGTGCTGCCCGATCCGCGCTCGCGCCGCCAGCCGGAAGGACCCGACGGGACGAGCGCGATCGTCGACCAGGACGCGTACGAGTGGCGGCACGATTGGGCGGGGCGGGGGCTCGGCGGTGCGGTGCTGTACGAGCTCCATATCGGCACGTACACCCGCGAGGGCACGCTCGACGCGGCGGCCGAACAGCTCGGCGAGCTGGCCGAGTTGGGGATCACCCATGTCGAACTGATGCCGCTGTGCCCGTTCCCCGGAGTGCACGGCTGGGGGTACGAGGGTGTGTCGCTGTGGGCGGTCCACGAGCCGTACGGCGGGCCCCTGGCGCTCAAGCGCTTTGTCGACACGGCGCACGGTCATGGCCTCGGGGTCGTCCTGGACGTGGTCCACAACCACCTCGGTCCGTCCGGGAACCACCTGCCCGCCTTCGGCCCGTACTTCACCGATGCCCATCACACGCCGTGGGGCGCCGCCGTCAACCTCGACGCTTCCGGCTCCGACGAGGTACGCGCGTATCTGCTGGGGAGCGCACTGGCCTGGCTGCGCGACTACCGCCTCGACGGGCTGCGCCTGGACGCGGTGCACGCCCTCGCCGACACTCGTGCGCTCACGTTCCTGGAGGAGCTGTCCGCCGCCGCCGACGCACTGGCCGACGACCTCGGACGGCCCTTGTTCCTGATCGCCGAGTCCGACCTGGGCGACCCACGGACGACGACGCCGCGCGAGGCGGGCGGCCTCGGCCTGCACGCGCAGTGGAACGACGACCACCACCACGCCCTGCACACCGCGCTGACCGGCGAATCCCAGGGCTATTACGCCGACTTCGCGGCATCGCCCCTGGCGGCCCTCGCCAAGACCCTCACGCACGCATTCTTCCACGACGGAACGTATTCGAGCTTCCGCGGGCGTACGCACGGCCGCCCGCTCGATGTGACGACCACCCCGGCGCACCGCTTCCTCGGCTACGCCCAGACCCACGACCAGATCGGCAACCGGGCACTGGGCGACCGGCTCTCCGCCACCCTCTCCCCCGGGCTGCTGGCCTGCGCGGGCGCGCTGGTGCTGACCGGGCCCTTCGTCCCGATGCTGTTCATGGGCGAGGAGTGGGGCGCCCGTACGCCCTGGCAGTTCTTCACCGACCACACCGACCCGGAGCTCGCCGAGGCGGTACGCAACGGGCGGCGGCGGGAGTTCACGGCACACGGCTGGTCGGCGGACCAGATCCCCGACCCTCAGGACCCTGCGACCCGGGCCCGCTCCTGCCTGGACCGCACCGAACGCTCCCGCGAGCCGCACGCACGCCTCCTGTCCTGGCACCGCGAGCTGATCGCCCTCCGCGGCGCCCAGCCCGACCTGACCGATCCGGACCTGGAGGCGGTGAAGGTGGCGTACGACGAATCGGCCCGCTGGCTGGCCTACCGCCGGGGCGACACGCTGGTGGCGATCAACCTCGCGAAGGAGCCGGTGGGGATTGCGCTGGGGGGTGGGGGGCGGGTGCTGGCGTCCTGGGACCGGGTCGAGCCACCGGGGGCGGACGGGGTGCTGCACCTCCCGCCGGAGTCGTGCGTGGTCCTGTCGGACGGCTGAGCTGCCATCTGCCGGGCCCTCCCTCCACGGACCAGGCCGTGGGAGCTCCCCCATCCCGAACTGGGCTCCGCTCCAGACCCCGTATGCGACCTTCGGCCGCATGTCCTCAAACGCCCGACGGGCTGAGAATTGAGCCCTCCGGCGATTGAGGAGCGGAGGTCCGGGGGCAGCGCCCCCGATTGAGGGAAGGGGCCGGGTGGGGAACAACTCCGCCGCAGGCGCCTACTCGACGATCGCCATCTCACGCGACGTCACATTGAACCTGCGCCCACCCTCCTCGGTCACCGTCACGATGTCCTCGATCCGCACCCCGAACCGCCCCGGCAGATAGATCCCCGGCTCCACCGAGAAGCACATCCCCGGCACCAGCTCCCGCTCCTCCCCCTCGATCATGTACGGCGGCTCGTGCGTCGTGACGCCGATCCCGTGGCCCGTGCGGTGGATGAACAGGTCCCCGTACCCCGCCTCCTCGATGATTTCGCGGGCCGCCCGGTCGACCTCCTGGCAGGCCACGCCCGGCTTCACCGCCTCGACCCCGGCCCGCTGGGCCTCCTGCACCACGTCGTGGACGTGCTGCTCGGCGGGGGACGGCTCGCCGACGTGGACCGTACGGGAGGTGTCGGAGCCGTAGCCGTGCTTGAGGCCGCCGAAGTCG
This window of the Streptomyces sp. SLBN-118 genome carries:
- the treZ gene encoding malto-oligosyltrehalose trehalohydrolase, giving the protein MLFEVWAPQAEDRVTLWLEGAERPMERAEGRPGWWSTEADAGDGARYGFALDGGSVLPDPRSRRQPEGPDGTSAIVDQDAYEWRHDWAGRGLGGAVLYELHIGTYTREGTLDAAAEQLGELAELGITHVELMPLCPFPGVHGWGYEGVSLWAVHEPYGGPLALKRFVDTAHGHGLGVVLDVVHNHLGPSGNHLPAFGPYFTDAHHTPWGAAVNLDASGSDEVRAYLLGSALAWLRDYRLDGLRLDAVHALADTRALTFLEELSAAADALADDLGRPLFLIAESDLGDPRTTTPREAGGLGLHAQWNDDHHHALHTALTGESQGYYADFAASPLAALAKTLTHAFFHDGTYSSFRGRTHGRPLDVTTTPAHRFLGYAQTHDQIGNRALGDRLSATLSPGLLACAGALVLTGPFVPMLFMGEEWGARTPWQFFTDHTDPELAEAVRNGRRREFTAHGWSADQIPDPQDPATRARSCLDRTERSREPHARLLSWHRELIALRGAQPDLTDPDLEAVKVAYDESARWLAYRRGDTLVAINLAKEPVGIALGGGGRVLASWDRVEPPGADGVLHLPPESCVVLSDG